From the Homo sapiens chromosome 1, GRCh38.p14 Primary Assembly genome, one window contains:
- the MIA3 gene encoding transport and Golgi organization protein 1 homolog isoform 2 (isoform 2 is encoded by transcript variant 2): MDSVPATVPSIAATPGDPELVGPLSVLYAAFIAKLLELVATLPDDVQPGPDFYGLPWKPVFITAFLGIASFAIFLWRTVLVVKDRVYQVTEQQISEKLKTIMKENTELVQKLSNYEQKIKESKKHVQETRKQNMILSDEAIKYKDKIKTLEKNQEILDDTAKNLRVMLESEREQNVKNQDLISENKKSIEKLKDVISMNASEFSEVQIALNEAKLSEEKVKSECHRVQEENARLKKKKEQLQQEIEDWSKLHAELSEQIKSFEKSQKDLEVALTHKDDNINALTNCITQLNLLECESESEGQNKGGNDSDELANGEVGGDRNEKMKNQIKQMMDVSRTQTAISVVEEDLKLLQLKLRASVSTKCNLEDQVKKLEDDRNSLQAAKAGLEDECKTLRQKVEILNELYQQKEMALQKKLSQEEYERQEREHRLSAADEKAVSAAEEVKTYKRRIEEMEDELQKTERSFKNQIATHEKKAHENWLKARAAERAIAEEKREAANLRHKLLELTQKMAMLQEEPVIVKPMPGKPNTQNPPRRGPLSQNGSFGPSPVSGGECSPPLTVEPPVRPLSATLNRRDMPRSEFGSVDGPLPHPRWSAEASGKPSPSDPGSGTATMMNSSSRGSSPTRVLDEGKVNMAPKGPPPFPGVPLMSTPMGGPVPPPIRYGPPPQLCGPFGPRPLPPPFGPGMRPPLGLREFAPGVPPGRRDLPLHPRGFLPGHAPFRPLGSLGPREYFIPGTRLPPPTHGPQEYPPPPAVRDLLPSGSRDEPPPASQSTSQDCSQALKQSP, translated from the exons ATGGACTCAGTACCTGCCACTGTGCCTTCTATCGCCGCTACCCCGGGGGACCCGGAACTTGTGGGACCCTTGTCTGTGCTCTACGCAGCCTTCATAGCCAAGCTGCTGGAG CTAGTTGCTACATTGCCTGATGATGTTCAGCCTGGGCCTGATTTTTATGGACTGCCATGGAAACCTGTATTTATCACTGCCTTCTTGGGAATTGCTTCGTTTGCCATTTTCTTATGGAGAACTGTCCTTGTT gTGAAGGATAGAGTATATCAAG tcacGGAACAGCAAATTTCTGAGAAGTTGAAGACTAtcatgaaagaaaatacagaactTGTACAAAAATTGTCAAATTATGAACAGAAG ATCAAGGAATCAAAGAAACATGTTCAGGAAACCAGGAAACAAAATATGATTCTCTCTGATGAAGCAATTAAATATAAG GATAAAATCAAGACActtgaaaaaaatcaggaaattctgGATGACACAGCTAAAAATCTTCGTGTTATGCTAGAATCTGAGAGAGAACAGAATGTCAAGAATCAGGACTTG AtatcagaaaacaagaaatctATAGAGAAGTTAAAGGATGTTATTTCAATGAATGCCTCAGAATTTTCAGAG GTTCAGATTGCACTTAATGAAGCTAAGCTTAGTGAAGAGAAGGTGAAGTCTGAATGCCATCGGGTTCAAGAAGAAAATGCTAggcttaagaagaaaaaagagcag TTGCAGCAGGAAATCGAAGACTGGAGTAAATTACATGCTGAGCTCAGTGAGCAAATCAAATCATTTGAGAAGTCTCAGAAAGATTTGGAAGTAGCTCTTACTCACAAGGATGATAATATTAAT GCTTTGACTAACTGCATTACACAGTTGAATCTGTTAGAGTGTGAATCTGAATCTGAGGGTCAAAATAAAGGTGGAAATGATTCAGATGAATTAGCAAATGGAGAAGTGGGAG GTGACCGGAATGAGAAGATGAAAAATCAAATTAAGCAGATGATGGATGTCTCTCGG ACACAGACTGCAATATCGGTAGTTGAAGAGGATCTAAAGCTTTTACAGCTTAAGCTAAGAGCCTCCGTGTCCACTAAATGTAACCTGGAAG ACCAGGTAAAGAAATTGGAAGATGACCGCAACTCACTACAAGCTGCCAAAGCTGGACTGGAAGATGAATGCAAAACCTTGAGGCAGAAAGTGGAGATTCTGAATGAGCTCTATCAGCAGAAGGAGATGGCTTTGCAAAA GAAACTGAGTCAAGAAGAGTATGAACGGCAAGAAAGAGAGCACAGGCTGTCAGCTGCAGATGAAAAGGCAGTTTCGGCTGCAGAGGAAGTAAAAACTTACAA GCGGAGAATTGAAGAAATGGAGGATGAATTACAGAAGACAGAGCGGTCATTTAAAAACCAG ATCGCTACCCATGAGAAGAAAGCTCATGAAAACTGg cTCAAAGCTCGTGCTGCAGAAAGAGCTATAgctgaagagaaaagggaagctgCCAATTTGAGACACAA ATTATTAGAATTAACACAAAAGATGGCAATGCTGCAAGAAGAACCTGTGATTGTAAAACCAATGCCAGGAAAACCAAATACACAAAACCCTCCACGGAGAG GTCCTCTGAGCCAGAATGGCTCTTTTGGCCCATCCCCTGTGAGTGGTGGAGAATGCTCCCCTCCATTGACAGTGGAGCCACCCGTGAGACCTCTCTCTGCTACTCTCAATCGAAGAGATATGCCTAGAAGTGAATTTG GATCAGTGGACGGGCCTCTACCTCATCCTCGATGGTCAGCTGAGGCATCTGGGAAACCCTCTCCTTCTG ATCCAGGATCTGGTACAGCTACCATGATGAACAGCAGCTCAAGAGGCTCTTCCCCTACCAGGGTACTCGATGAAGGCAAG GTTAATATGGCTCCAAAAGGGCCCCCTCCTTTCCCAGGAGTCCCTCTCATGAGCACCCCCATGGGAGGCCCTGTACCACCACCCATTCGATATGGACCACCACCTCAGCTCTGCGGACCTTTTGGGCCTCGGCCACTTCCTCCACCCTTTG gCCCTGGTATGCGTCCACCACTAGGCTTAAGAGAATTTGCACCAGGCGTTCCACCAGGAAGACGGGACCTGCCTCTCCACCCTCGGGGATTTTTACCTGGACACGCACCATTTAGACCTTTAGGTTCACTTGGCCCAAGAGAGTACTTTATTCCTGGTACCCGATTACCACCCCCAACCCATGGTCCCCAGGAATACCCACCACCACCTGCTGTAAGAGACTTACTGCCGTCAGGCTCTAGAGATGAGCCTCCACCTGCCTCTCAGAGCACTAGCCAGGACTGTTCACAGGCTTTAAAACAGAGCCCATAA
- the MIA3 gene encoding transport and Golgi organization protein 1 homolog isoform X4 gives MDSVPATVPSIAATPGDPELVGPLSVLYAAFIAKLLELVATLPDDVQPGPDFYGLPWKPVFITAFLGIASFAIFLWRTVLVVKDRVYQVTEQQISEKLKTIMKENTELVQKLSNYEQKIKESKKHVQETRKQNMILSDEAIKYKDKIKTLEKNQEILDDTAKNLRVMLESEREQNVKNQDLLQQEIEDWSKLHAELSEQIKSFEKSQKDLEVALTHKDDNINALTNCITQLNLLECESESEGQNKGGNDSDELANGEVGGDRNEKMKNQIKQMMDVSRTQTAISVVEEDLKLLQLKLRASVSTKCNLEDQVKKLEDDRNSLQAAKAGLEDECKTLRQKVEILNELYQQKEMALQKKLSQEEYERQEREHRLSAADEKAVSAAEEVKTYKRRIEEMEDELQKTERSFKNQIATHEKKAHENWLKARAAERAIAEEKREAANLRHKLLELTQKMAMLQEEPVIVKPMPGKPNTQNPPRRGPLSQNGSFGPSPVSGGECSPPLTVEPPVRPLSATLNRRDMPRSEFGSVDGPLPHPRWSAEASGKPSPSDPGSGTATMMNSSSRGSSPTRVLDEGKVNMAPKGPPPFPGVPLMSTPMGGPVPPPIRYGPPPQLCGPFGPRPLPPPFGPGMRPPLGLREFAPGVPPGRRDLPLHPRGFLPGHAPFRPLGSLGPREYFIPGTRLPPPTHGPQEYPPPPAVRDLLPSGSRDEPPPASQSTSQDCSQALKQSP, from the exons ATGGACTCAGTACCTGCCACTGTGCCTTCTATCGCCGCTACCCCGGGGGACCCGGAACTTGTGGGACCCTTGTCTGTGCTCTACGCAGCCTTCATAGCCAAGCTGCTGGAG CTAGTTGCTACATTGCCTGATGATGTTCAGCCTGGGCCTGATTTTTATGGACTGCCATGGAAACCTGTATTTATCACTGCCTTCTTGGGAATTGCTTCGTTTGCCATTTTCTTATGGAGAACTGTCCTTGTT gTGAAGGATAGAGTATATCAAG tcacGGAACAGCAAATTTCTGAGAAGTTGAAGACTAtcatgaaagaaaatacagaactTGTACAAAAATTGTCAAATTATGAACAGAAG ATCAAGGAATCAAAGAAACATGTTCAGGAAACCAGGAAACAAAATATGATTCTCTCTGATGAAGCAATTAAATATAAG GATAAAATCAAGACActtgaaaaaaatcaggaaattctgGATGACACAGCTAAAAATCTTCGTGTTATGCTAGAATCTGAGAGAGAACAGAATGTCAAGAATCAGGACTTG TTGCAGCAGGAAATCGAAGACTGGAGTAAATTACATGCTGAGCTCAGTGAGCAAATCAAATCATTTGAGAAGTCTCAGAAAGATTTGGAAGTAGCTCTTACTCACAAGGATGATAATATTAAT GCTTTGACTAACTGCATTACACAGTTGAATCTGTTAGAGTGTGAATCTGAATCTGAGGGTCAAAATAAAGGTGGAAATGATTCAGATGAATTAGCAAATGGAGAAGTGGGAG GTGACCGGAATGAGAAGATGAAAAATCAAATTAAGCAGATGATGGATGTCTCTCGG ACACAGACTGCAATATCGGTAGTTGAAGAGGATCTAAAGCTTTTACAGCTTAAGCTAAGAGCCTCCGTGTCCACTAAATGTAACCTGGAAG ACCAGGTAAAGAAATTGGAAGATGACCGCAACTCACTACAAGCTGCCAAAGCTGGACTGGAAGATGAATGCAAAACCTTGAGGCAGAAAGTGGAGATTCTGAATGAGCTCTATCAGCAGAAGGAGATGGCTTTGCAAAA GAAACTGAGTCAAGAAGAGTATGAACGGCAAGAAAGAGAGCACAGGCTGTCAGCTGCAGATGAAAAGGCAGTTTCGGCTGCAGAGGAAGTAAAAACTTACAA GCGGAGAATTGAAGAAATGGAGGATGAATTACAGAAGACAGAGCGGTCATTTAAAAACCAG ATCGCTACCCATGAGAAGAAAGCTCATGAAAACTGg cTCAAAGCTCGTGCTGCAGAAAGAGCTATAgctgaagagaaaagggaagctgCCAATTTGAGACACAA ATTATTAGAATTAACACAAAAGATGGCAATGCTGCAAGAAGAACCTGTGATTGTAAAACCAATGCCAGGAAAACCAAATACACAAAACCCTCCACGGAGAG GTCCTCTGAGCCAGAATGGCTCTTTTGGCCCATCCCCTGTGAGTGGTGGAGAATGCTCCCCTCCATTGACAGTGGAGCCACCCGTGAGACCTCTCTCTGCTACTCTCAATCGAAGAGATATGCCTAGAAGTGAATTTG GATCAGTGGACGGGCCTCTACCTCATCCTCGATGGTCAGCTGAGGCATCTGGGAAACCCTCTCCTTCTG ATCCAGGATCTGGTACAGCTACCATGATGAACAGCAGCTCAAGAGGCTCTTCCCCTACCAGGGTACTCGATGAAGGCAAG GTTAATATGGCTCCAAAAGGGCCCCCTCCTTTCCCAGGAGTCCCTCTCATGAGCACCCCCATGGGAGGCCCTGTACCACCACCCATTCGATATGGACCACCACCTCAGCTCTGCGGACCTTTTGGGCCTCGGCCACTTCCTCCACCCTTTG gCCCTGGTATGCGTCCACCACTAGGCTTAAGAGAATTTGCACCAGGCGTTCCACCAGGAAGACGGGACCTGCCTCTCCACCCTCGGGGATTTTTACCTGGACACGCACCATTTAGACCTTTAGGTTCACTTGGCCCAAGAGAGTACTTTATTCCTGGTACCCGATTACCACCCCCAACCCATGGTCCCCAGGAATACCCACCACCACCTGCTGTAAGAGACTTACTGCCGTCAGGCTCTAGAGATGAGCCTCCACCTGCCTCTCAGAGCACTAGCCAGGACTGTTCACAGGCTTTAAAACAGAGCCCATAA
- the MIA3 gene encoding transport and Golgi organization protein 1 homolog isoform 6 (isoform 6 is encoded by transcript variant 6), translated as MDSVPATVPSIAATPGDPELVGPLSVLYAAFIAKLLELVATLPDDVQPGPDFYGLPWKPVFITAFLGIASFAIFLWRTVLVVKDRVYQVTEQQISEKLKTIMKENTELVQKLSNYEQKIKESKKHVQETRKQNMILSDEAIKYKDKIKTLEKNQEILDDTAKNLRVMLESEREQNVKNQDLISENKKSIEKLKDVISMNASEFSEVQIALNEAKLSEEKVKSECHRVQEENARLKKKKEQLQQEIEDWSKLHAELSEQIKSFEKSQKDLEVALTHKDDNINALTNCITQLNLLECESESEGQNKGGNDSDELANGEVGGDRNEKMKNQIKQMMDVSRTQTAISVVEEDLKLLQLKLRASVSTKCNLEDQVKKLEDDRNSLQAAKAGLEDECKTLRQKVEILNELYQQKEMALQKKLSQEEYERQEREHRLSAADEKAVSAAEEVKTYKRRIEEMEDELQKTERSFKNQIATHEKKAHENWLKARAAERAIAEEKREAANLRHKLLELTQKMAMLQEEPVIVKPMPGKPNTQNPPRRGPLSQNGSFGPSPVSGGECSPPLTVEPPVRPLSATLNRRDMPRSEFGSVDGPLPHPRWSAEASGKPSPSDPGSGTATMMNSSSRGSSPTRVLDEGKQTVLQEPEVPSVPSITSLAERPVAVNMAPKGPPPFPGVPLMSTPMGGPVPPPIRYGPPPQLCGPFGPRPLPPPFGPGMRPPLGLREFAPGVPPGRRDLPLHPRGFLPGHAPFRPLGSLGPREYFIPGTRLPPPTHGPQEYPPPPAVRDLLPSGSRDEPPPASQSTSQDCSQALKQSP; from the exons ATGGACTCAGTACCTGCCACTGTGCCTTCTATCGCCGCTACCCCGGGGGACCCGGAACTTGTGGGACCCTTGTCTGTGCTCTACGCAGCCTTCATAGCCAAGCTGCTGGAG CTAGTTGCTACATTGCCTGATGATGTTCAGCCTGGGCCTGATTTTTATGGACTGCCATGGAAACCTGTATTTATCACTGCCTTCTTGGGAATTGCTTCGTTTGCCATTTTCTTATGGAGAACTGTCCTTGTT gTGAAGGATAGAGTATATCAAG tcacGGAACAGCAAATTTCTGAGAAGTTGAAGACTAtcatgaaagaaaatacagaactTGTACAAAAATTGTCAAATTATGAACAGAAG ATCAAGGAATCAAAGAAACATGTTCAGGAAACCAGGAAACAAAATATGATTCTCTCTGATGAAGCAATTAAATATAAG GATAAAATCAAGACActtgaaaaaaatcaggaaattctgGATGACACAGCTAAAAATCTTCGTGTTATGCTAGAATCTGAGAGAGAACAGAATGTCAAGAATCAGGACTTG AtatcagaaaacaagaaatctATAGAGAAGTTAAAGGATGTTATTTCAATGAATGCCTCAGAATTTTCAGAG GTTCAGATTGCACTTAATGAAGCTAAGCTTAGTGAAGAGAAGGTGAAGTCTGAATGCCATCGGGTTCAAGAAGAAAATGCTAggcttaagaagaaaaaagagcag TTGCAGCAGGAAATCGAAGACTGGAGTAAATTACATGCTGAGCTCAGTGAGCAAATCAAATCATTTGAGAAGTCTCAGAAAGATTTGGAAGTAGCTCTTACTCACAAGGATGATAATATTAAT GCTTTGACTAACTGCATTACACAGTTGAATCTGTTAGAGTGTGAATCTGAATCTGAGGGTCAAAATAAAGGTGGAAATGATTCAGATGAATTAGCAAATGGAGAAGTGGGAG GTGACCGGAATGAGAAGATGAAAAATCAAATTAAGCAGATGATGGATGTCTCTCGG ACACAGACTGCAATATCGGTAGTTGAAGAGGATCTAAAGCTTTTACAGCTTAAGCTAAGAGCCTCCGTGTCCACTAAATGTAACCTGGAAG ACCAGGTAAAGAAATTGGAAGATGACCGCAACTCACTACAAGCTGCCAAAGCTGGACTGGAAGATGAATGCAAAACCTTGAGGCAGAAAGTGGAGATTCTGAATGAGCTCTATCAGCAGAAGGAGATGGCTTTGCAAAA GAAACTGAGTCAAGAAGAGTATGAACGGCAAGAAAGAGAGCACAGGCTGTCAGCTGCAGATGAAAAGGCAGTTTCGGCTGCAGAGGAAGTAAAAACTTACAA GCGGAGAATTGAAGAAATGGAGGATGAATTACAGAAGACAGAGCGGTCATTTAAAAACCAG ATCGCTACCCATGAGAAGAAAGCTCATGAAAACTGg cTCAAAGCTCGTGCTGCAGAAAGAGCTATAgctgaagagaaaagggaagctgCCAATTTGAGACACAA ATTATTAGAATTAACACAAAAGATGGCAATGCTGCAAGAAGAACCTGTGATTGTAAAACCAATGCCAGGAAAACCAAATACACAAAACCCTCCACGGAGAG GTCCTCTGAGCCAGAATGGCTCTTTTGGCCCATCCCCTGTGAGTGGTGGAGAATGCTCCCCTCCATTGACAGTGGAGCCACCCGTGAGACCTCTCTCTGCTACTCTCAATCGAAGAGATATGCCTAGAAGTGAATTTG GATCAGTGGACGGGCCTCTACCTCATCCTCGATGGTCAGCTGAGGCATCTGGGAAACCCTCTCCTTCTG ATCCAGGATCTGGTACAGCTACCATGATGAACAGCAGCTCAAGAGGCTCTTCCCCTACCAGGGTACTCGATGAAGGCAAG caaactgtTCTCCAAGAGCCTGAAGTCCCCTCAGTTCCCAGCATTACATCTTTGGCTGAGCGTCCAGTAGCA GTTAATATGGCTCCAAAAGGGCCCCCTCCTTTCCCAGGAGTCCCTCTCATGAGCACCCCCATGGGAGGCCCTGTACCACCACCCATTCGATATGGACCACCACCTCAGCTCTGCGGACCTTTTGGGCCTCGGCCACTTCCTCCACCCTTTG gCCCTGGTATGCGTCCACCACTAGGCTTAAGAGAATTTGCACCAGGCGTTCCACCAGGAAGACGGGACCTGCCTCTCCACCCTCGGGGATTTTTACCTGGACACGCACCATTTAGACCTTTAGGTTCACTTGGCCCAAGAGAGTACTTTATTCCTGGTACCCGATTACCACCCCCAACCCATGGTCCCCAGGAATACCCACCACCACCTGCTGTAAGAGACTTACTGCCGTCAGGCTCTAGAGATGAGCCTCCACCTGCCTCTCAGAGCACTAGCCAGGACTGTTCACAGGCTTTAAAACAGAGCCCATAA